In a genomic window of Curtobacterium sp. MCBD17_035:
- a CDS encoding glycyl-tRNA synthetase, giving the protein MNHVQHLVSAAGGLLHRRDLVGAGVRDRQLTAAVRTGTVRRPRRGWYSTWAPEDPRFVAVRVGGRLTGFIALAPLLPWSADGRRTPAPITVSVPRNAARLRPRRGVRVVYDPPRVQDRGSEWAVHPRDALARAIVDAPFDEAVALLDWAMHSGALTRGDVLAAVGSLPEDARGVLDWADPRCDSYPESIARTRLRRAGHAVRPQLPLPTGERVDLLVNGAVALEIDGRAFHEATFERDRRKDLTIAASGLVPLRVSARMIATLWPQVVAAVERASRTRSHGRRSAWVRAVRETPGARRRWHLRRSGPLPAPTW; this is encoded by the coding sequence ATGAACCACGTCCAACACCTCGTCTCCGCGGCGGGCGGGCTCCTGCACCGACGCGACCTGGTCGGCGCAGGAGTGCGCGACCGACAGTTGACCGCTGCCGTCAGGACCGGCACCGTCCGCCGCCCGCGCCGCGGGTGGTACTCGACCTGGGCGCCCGAGGACCCACGGTTCGTCGCCGTCCGCGTCGGGGGCCGGCTCACCGGCTTCATCGCACTGGCCCCGCTGCTGCCATGGAGCGCTGACGGGCGCCGCACACCGGCGCCGATCACGGTCTCCGTTCCGCGGAACGCCGCCCGTCTCCGGCCCCGACGTGGCGTCCGCGTCGTGTACGACCCGCCGCGGGTGCAGGACCGCGGCTCGGAGTGGGCAGTCCATCCTCGTGACGCACTCGCCCGTGCGATCGTGGACGCACCGTTCGACGAGGCCGTTGCACTGCTCGACTGGGCCATGCACTCCGGCGCACTGACGCGCGGCGACGTCCTGGCCGCGGTCGGCTCGCTCCCGGAAGACGCTCGCGGCGTCCTCGACTGGGCGGATCCCCGCTGCGACAGTTACCCGGAGAGCATCGCCAGGACCAGACTCCGCCGAGCGGGCCACGCCGTCCGTCCCCAACTTCCTCTCCCGACCGGCGAACGCGTCGACCTCCTCGTCAACGGTGCTGTCGCACTCGAGATCGACGGTCGTGCCTTCCACGAGGCCACGTTCGAGCGAGACCGGCGGAAGGACCTCACGATCGCCGCGTCAGGTCTGGTCCCGCTTCGGGTGTCTGCGCGGATGATCGCGACGCTCTGGCCGCAAGTGGTCGCCGCCGTCGAGCGAGCCTCGAGGACGCGCTCGCACGGGCGCCGTTCAGCATGGGTGCGCGCGGTGCGGGAGACGCCCGGTGCTCGGCGACGGTGGCACCTCCGCCGCAGCGGTCCCCTCCCCGCACCCACCTGGTAG
- the epsC gene encoding serine O-acetyltransferase EpsC yields the protein MATARRNDPAARADGEVAVLYSGLHAVWGYRIARRLWRARGLPGSRFGARLLSQMVRTATGIEIHPGARIGRRFFIDHGMGVVIGETAVIGDDVLMYHGVTLGGKGGGQGQRHPRIGDRVMLGAGAVVLGSITVGSDSVVGAGTVVTHDVPPGSLVTGQPGVARPRRR from the coding sequence GTGGCCACCGCCCGGCGCAACGACCCCGCGGCGCGCGCCGACGGTGAGGTCGCGGTGCTGTACTCGGGCCTCCACGCCGTGTGGGGGTACCGGATCGCGCGGCGCCTGTGGCGAGCTCGCGGTCTGCCCGGATCGCGTTTCGGGGCGCGGCTGCTGTCGCAGATGGTGCGAACGGCCACCGGGATCGAGATCCATCCGGGCGCGCGCATCGGTCGGCGGTTCTTCATCGACCACGGGATGGGAGTGGTGATCGGCGAGACGGCGGTCATCGGCGACGATGTACTGATGTACCACGGCGTCACCCTCGGCGGGAAGGGCGGCGGCCAGGGGCAACGGCACCCGCGCATCGGCGACCGAGTGATGCTCGGTGCGGGCGCGGTGGTCCTCGGTTCGATCACCGTCGGGTCTGATTCGGTGGTGGGAGCGGGAACGGTCGTGACGCATGACGTGCCTCCCGGCTCGCTGGTCACGGGCCAACCCGGCGTCGCGCGTCCGCGTCGGCGCTGA